A part of Paroedura picta isolate Pp20150507F chromosome 7, Ppicta_v3.0, whole genome shotgun sequence genomic DNA contains:
- the TRPM6 gene encoding transient receptor potential cation channel subfamily M member 6 isoform X5 — protein sequence MEICNHCVLALFPLLASAKQTSDWVLDGNFNLKATKCCILTMDMKKSQKSWIEDIFCKRECVKIIPSSRDPHRCPAGCQICQNLIRCCCGRLIGDHPGIDYSWLARQSVKEKEEWSVQKHTEASPTDTFGTINFQDGDHTYHAKYIRTSYDTKLDQLLQLMVKEWQMELPKLVISVHGGNQNFKLPSKLKQLFSKGLVKAAETTGAWILTEGINTGVSKHVGDALKVHASQHLRKISAVGIPPWGIIENQKDLIGKNVVCLYQTLSNPLSKLSTLNSMHSHFILADDGTVGKYGNEMKLRRNLEKYLSLQKIHTRMGQGVPLVGLLVEGGPNEILAIWEYLKEQPVVPVVVCEGTGRAADLIAFMHKHAADMTFRL from the exons ATGGAAATTTGTAATCATTGCGTTTTAGCACTGTTTCCATTACTTGCTAGTGCTAAGCAAACATCTGATTGGGTGTTAGATGGAAACTTCAATCTGAAAGCTACAAAGTGTTGTATTTTAACCATGGATATGAAGAAA TCCCAGAAATCTTGGATTGAAGATATCTTTTGTAAAAGAGAGTGTGTAAAGATCATACCAAGTTCCAGAGATCCACACAG ATGTCCTGCTGGATGTCAAATCTGCCAAAACTTAATCCG ATGTTGCTGTGGACGGCTGATTGGAGACCATCCAGGAATAGATTATAGTTGGCTTGCCCGTCAGTCTgtgaaggagaaagaggaatggTCTGTTCAAAAGCACACCGAGGCAAGTCCAACTGATACCTTCGGTACTATCAATTTCCAAGATGGAGATCATACCTACCATGCCAAG TATATCAGAACTTCTTATGACACAAAGTTGGATCAGTTGCTGCAACTGATGGTGAAAGAATGGCAGATGGAACTGCCAAAACTGGTAATTTCTGTTCATGGAGGTAACCAAAACTTCAAGCTTCCATCTAAGCTTAAGCAGCTTTTCAGCAAAGGTTTGgtcaaagctgctgagactacaGGGGCATGGATTCTAACGGAAGGCATTAATACTG GTGTGTCCAAGCATGTGGGTGATGCATTGAAAGTTCATGCTTCTCAGCATTTAAGAAAAATTTCGGCTGTGGGAATCCCTCCCTGGGGTATCATTGAGAACCAAAAGGACCTCATTGGGAAAAAT GTTGTCTGCCTGTATCAGACCTTGAGCAACCCACTCAGTAAGCTGAGCACCCTCAATAGCATGCATTCGCATTTCATACTGGCTGATGATGGGACAGTGGGCAAGTACGGCAATGAGATGAAACTCAGGAGGAATCTGGAGAAATATCTTTCACTTCAGAAAATccatacta GAATGGGACAAGGAGTGCCCTTAGTTGGGCTACTGGTGGAAGGTGGTCCAAATGAGATCCTGGCCATATGGGAGTATCTGAAGGAACAACCTGTGGTCCCTGTAGTAGTGTGTGAGGGAACTGGTAGAGCTGCTGACCTCATTGCTTTCATGCACAAGCATGCAGCTGACATGAC tttcaggctgtaa